In Panacibacter ginsenosidivorans, the following proteins share a genomic window:
- the dut gene encoding dUTP diphosphatase has translation MEKINVKIINHSANPLPAYATSGSSGMDIRANLSKTFILLPMQRAAIPTGIFIELPEGYEAQIRPRSGLALKQGITCLNTPGTIDADYRGEIKVILINLSVEEQPINNGDRIAQLIIQRVVSVEWEPSIEINETQRGAGGFGHTGRS, from the coding sequence GTGGAAAAAATAAATGTAAAGATCATTAATCATTCTGCAAATCCTTTGCCTGCCTACGCTACAAGCGGCTCTTCTGGTATGGATATACGGGCAAATCTTTCTAAAACTTTTATTTTATTACCAATGCAAAGAGCCGCAATACCAACTGGTATATTTATTGAATTACCTGAAGGATACGAAGCACAGATAAGACCTCGTAGCGGGCTTGCTCTAAAACAGGGTATAACCTGTTTAAACACACCCGGTACTATAGATGCAGATTACAGGGGCGAAATAAAAGTTATACTTATTAATCTTTCGGTAGAAGAGCAGCCTATAAACAATGGGGATAGAATTGCACAATTAATTATTCAGCGTGTAGTAAGTGTGGAATGGGAACCTTCTATTGAGATAAATGAAACGCAAAGGGGCGCCGGCGGTTTTGGACACACAGGCAGATCATAA
- the ispF gene encoding 2-C-methyl-D-erythritol 2,4-cyclodiphosphate synthase — translation MSIRIGMGVDFHQLTEGRDLWLGGVKIPHSKGALGHSDADVLLHAICDALLGAACLGDIGVHFPDTDNAFKNIDSKILLSKTAELIKTKGYSIINIDTSLCLQAPKIKPYIVSMQQTIAGILGLSENDISIKATTTEKMGFVGREEGLMAYATVLLQSL, via the coding sequence ATGAGTATAAGAATTGGAATGGGTGTAGATTTTCACCAGTTAACAGAGGGGCGTGACCTATGGCTGGGCGGTGTAAAGATACCTCACAGTAAAGGGGCTCTGGGCCATAGTGATGCAGATGTATTGCTGCATGCTATATGCGATGCATTGCTTGGCGCTGCATGTCTTGGAGATATTGGAGTGCATTTTCCTGATACGGATAATGCGTTTAAAAATATTGACAGTAAAATATTATTGTCAAAAACAGCAGAGCTTATTAAAACCAAAGGTTACAGCATTATAAATATTGATACATCATTGTGCTTACAGGCACCGAAAATAAAACCTTATATTGTTTCTATGCAACAAACAATTGCAGGTATTTTGGGTTTAAGTGAAAATGATATTTCCATTAAAGCCACTACTACAGAAAAGATGGGATTTGTAGGCCGCGAAGAAGGATTAATGGCTTATGCGACCGTGCTGTTGCAATCGTTGTAA